From Streptomyces griseorubiginosus, one genomic window encodes:
- a CDS encoding MMPL family transporter, translated as MLSTLARAATRRPLTVIGLWAAFLLLGFGLGTGVFADLSDDVPDVPGTESDLADDYLSGIDPTGESVTAVVAGEAVSDAALRAQVERTVAEVREIAGVADVPDPYTTPGLTARDGQALVIPVTFDGGLSDEAEEEATDTAVETVKRIDAPDVHVSGGELLGRQLGERAQQDVKNAELISLPVVLALLLVVFGGLRAAALPLVIAVSGIAGAFLGLFVFSQVTDISVYAIQVTTMLGLGLAVDYALLTLVRFREERRHTDDVVEAVHRTVAAAGRTVLFSGLTVAVSLTGLLVFPSVFLRSMGLAVAAVVVVDMLAAVTLLPALLTKFGGRIRPSKARTEDEEGRVFARLARFAQRRRIAVLVTVVPALLLLALPVTGLRIAIGDARQLPAGTEARQLYDTVDAHFPKGTGVSPVVVVLRPGTDPATADRVRALVPHAESRDLPGGTTVVELRPPGSVDGGAATGLVERVREVRGDEPVEVTGVAARLVDFRAMLAERAPWAALTVLAGIFVLLFAFTGSVLIPLRTIATTLLSLGAALGVVVWVFQDGHGAGLLGGEGLGALSLTAPPLIVSIAFGLAMDYEIFILARMREARQHTGDEQEAVVTGLRRSGRVVTCAALLLAVVFGAFMTGGFSPILQIGLGLTLAVLIDATVVRMLLVPATMALLGRRAWWAPKPLRAAHERFGLREATPEPHVPSNA; from the coding sequence GTGCTCTCCACACTCGCCCGGGCGGCGACCCGCCGCCCGCTGACCGTCATCGGACTCTGGGCGGCGTTCCTGCTGCTCGGCTTCGGCCTCGGGACGGGCGTCTTCGCCGACCTCTCCGACGACGTGCCCGACGTCCCCGGCACCGAGTCCGACCTGGCCGACGACTACCTCTCCGGCATCGACCCGACCGGCGAGTCCGTCACCGCGGTCGTCGCGGGCGAGGCCGTCTCCGACGCGGCCCTGCGCGCCCAGGTCGAGCGGACCGTCGCCGAGGTCCGCGAGATCGCCGGCGTGGCCGACGTACCGGACCCGTACACCACCCCCGGCCTCACCGCCCGCGACGGACAGGCCCTCGTCATCCCCGTCACCTTCGACGGCGGCCTCAGCGACGAGGCCGAGGAGGAGGCCACGGACACGGCCGTCGAGACCGTCAAGCGGATCGACGCGCCCGACGTCCACGTCAGCGGCGGCGAACTCCTCGGCAGGCAGCTCGGCGAGCGGGCCCAGCAGGACGTGAAGAACGCCGAGTTGATCTCCCTGCCGGTCGTCCTCGCCCTGCTGCTCGTCGTGTTCGGCGGACTGCGCGCCGCCGCGCTGCCGCTGGTGATCGCGGTGAGCGGGATCGCGGGCGCGTTCCTCGGCCTGTTCGTCTTCAGCCAGGTCACCGACATCTCGGTGTACGCGATCCAGGTCACCACCATGCTGGGCCTCGGACTCGCCGTCGACTACGCCCTGTTGACGCTGGTCCGCTTCCGCGAGGAACGCCGGCACACCGACGACGTGGTCGAGGCCGTGCACCGTACGGTTGCCGCGGCCGGCCGGACCGTACTGTTCTCCGGGCTCACCGTCGCCGTCAGCCTCACCGGACTGCTGGTCTTCCCGAGCGTGTTCCTGCGCAGCATGGGCCTGGCCGTGGCCGCCGTGGTCGTGGTCGACATGCTCGCCGCGGTCACCCTCCTGCCCGCGCTGCTCACGAAGTTCGGCGGGCGGATACGGCCGTCGAAGGCGCGCACCGAGGACGAGGAGGGCCGCGTCTTCGCCCGCCTCGCCCGCTTCGCGCAGCGCCGCCGGATCGCCGTCCTGGTGACCGTGGTCCCGGCCCTGCTGCTCCTGGCCCTGCCCGTGACCGGCCTGCGCATCGCCATCGGCGACGCCCGCCAGCTGCCCGCCGGCACCGAGGCACGGCAGTTGTACGACACCGTCGACGCGCACTTCCCGAAGGGCACCGGGGTCTCCCCCGTGGTGGTCGTCCTCAGGCCCGGCACCGACCCCGCGACCGCCGACCGCGTCCGCGCCCTGGTCCCGCACGCCGAGTCCCGCGACCTGCCGGGCGGCACCACGGTCGTGGAGCTGCGGCCGCCGGGCAGCGTGGACGGCGGGGCGGCCACCGGCCTGGTCGAGCGGGTCAGGGAGGTGCGCGGCGACGAGCCCGTCGAGGTCACCGGGGTCGCGGCCCGGCTGGTCGACTTCCGCGCGATGCTCGCCGAGCGGGCACCCTGGGCGGCCCTGACCGTCCTGGCCGGCATCTTCGTCCTGCTCTTCGCCTTCACCGGTTCGGTGCTGATCCCGCTGCGCACGATCGCGACCACCCTGCTCAGTCTGGGCGCCGCGCTCGGCGTGGTGGTGTGGGTCTTCCAGGACGGCCACGGGGCCGGGCTGCTCGGCGGGGAGGGCCTGGGCGCGCTGAGCCTGACGGCGCCCCCGCTGATCGTCTCGATCGCCTTCGGGCTGGCCATGGACTACGAGATCTTCATCCTCGCCCGGATGCGGGAGGCGCGGCAGCACACCGGGGACGAGCAGGAGGCCGTCGTCACCGGGCTGCGCCGCTCGGGGCGGGTGGTCACGTGTGCCGCGCTGCTGCTCGCGGTGGTCTTCGGCGCCTTCATGACCGGCGGGTTCTCACCCATCCTGCAGATCGGCCTCGGCCTGACCCTGGCCGTGCTGATCGACGCGACGGTCGTACGGATGCTGCTGGTCCCGGCGACGATGGCCCTGCTCGGCAGGCGGGCCTGGTGGGCCCCGAAGCCGCTGCGCGCGGCACACGAACGGTTCGGTCTGCGTGAGGCGACACCGGAGCCGCACGTACCGAGCAACGCCTGA
- a CDS encoding MFS transporter yields the protein MYLADSRRTDARGTQAAVPATVLALGAVSLITDVSSEMVTAVLPLYVVAGLGLSPLGFGLLDGINNGVGALVRLAGGHLADRGGHRHKLVAGLGYGLSALCKPFLLLAHTLPVLSAVLAVDRTGKGLRTAPRDAMISLATEPAHRGRAFGVHRAMDTTGALLGPLAAFAVLRATVDGYDAVFAVSACVATLGVLVLVLFVPRHLDAPTGAVRPSRTPAAQRPPQSLDAVRPPWTPDAVRPPRPPAPPRPPSLRDAVGLLRRPELRRLTACAALLGLTTVSDSFLYLLLQREGDLPAHLFPLLPLGTAAFFLLLAVPLGALADRMSRRRLFLAGHGVLLLGYGLVLSPWHGLPAVVAVLVLHGTFYAATDGVLAAATASVVPARQQGAGQALVGTGQALARFVCSLAFGAAWSLWGGRTALAVTAAGLAVSAVVAAVVLRTGDETTQEVRA from the coding sequence GTGTATCTCGCGGACTCCCGCCGCACGGACGCCCGCGGTACCCAGGCCGCCGTGCCCGCCACCGTGCTGGCCCTGGGCGCGGTCAGCCTGATCACGGACGTCTCCTCGGAGATGGTGACGGCCGTCCTGCCGCTGTACGTGGTCGCCGGTCTCGGCCTCTCCCCGCTCGGCTTCGGCCTCCTCGACGGCATCAACAACGGGGTCGGCGCGCTGGTCCGGCTGGCCGGCGGTCATCTCGCCGACCGGGGCGGCCACCGGCACAAGCTCGTGGCGGGCCTCGGCTACGGCCTCTCCGCCCTGTGCAAACCGTTCCTGCTGCTCGCCCACACCCTCCCCGTGCTCAGCGCGGTGCTCGCGGTCGACCGCACCGGCAAGGGCCTGCGCACGGCCCCGCGCGACGCGATGATCTCGCTCGCCACCGAACCCGCCCACCGGGGACGGGCGTTCGGCGTCCACCGCGCCATGGACACCACCGGCGCCCTGCTCGGCCCCCTCGCCGCCTTCGCGGTCCTGCGGGCCACGGTCGACGGCTACGACGCGGTCTTCGCGGTCAGCGCCTGCGTGGCCACGCTCGGCGTCCTGGTCCTGGTGCTGTTCGTGCCCCGACACCTCGACGCGCCCACGGGTGCCGTACGACCGTCCCGCACCCCGGCTGCCCAACGACCACCCCAATCCCTGGATGCCGTACGACCGCCCTGGACCCCGGATGCCGTACGACCGCCCCGGCCACCCGCGCCGCCCCGGCCCCCGTCGCTGCGTGACGCGGTCGGGCTGTTGCGGCGGCCGGAGCTGCGGCGGCTCACGGCGTGCGCGGCCCTGCTCGGGCTGACCACCGTCAGCGACTCCTTCCTGTACCTGCTGCTCCAGCGCGAGGGGGACCTGCCCGCGCACCTCTTCCCGCTGCTGCCGCTGGGCACCGCCGCCTTCTTCCTGCTGCTCGCCGTCCCGCTGGGCGCGCTCGCCGACCGGATGAGCCGCCGCCGGCTCTTCCTCGCCGGACACGGGGTCCTGCTGCTCGGCTACGGCCTGGTGCTCTCCCCGTGGCACGGCCTCCCGGCGGTGGTCGCCGTGCTCGTCCTGCACGGCACCTTCTACGCGGCCACCGACGGAGTCCTCGCGGCCGCCACCGCCTCAGTCGTCCCGGCGCGGCAGCAGGGTGCCGGGCAGGCGCTGGTCGGAACGGGCCAGGCGCTGGCCCGGTTCGTCTGCTCGCTCGCCTTCGGCGCCGCCTGGAGCCTGTGGGGCGGGCGGACCGCGCTCGCCGTGACCGCGGCCGGGCTGGCGGTCAGCGCCGTCGTGGCCGCGGTGGTGCTCCGTACGGGCGACGAGACCACCCAGGAGGTGCGCGCATGA
- a CDS encoding XRE family transcriptional regulator, whose amino-acid sequence MAVDEVDGTLAAMGPRLRAVREQRGATLAGVSCATGISSSTLSRIETGRRRPTLEVVLRLAKEYGVSLDELAGTAPAPAAGPRASAPLSFGDSKLVLPLTRYVGGLHAHKHVLPAAEGPPARPRQVSHEGYEWLCVLYGRLWLALGDQDLVLAAGDAAEFDTRVPHGVANPAPDGPVEYLVLFGPQGERLRQRTPR is encoded by the coding sequence ATGGCAGTCGACGAGGTCGACGGCACGCTGGCGGCGATGGGGCCCCGGCTGCGGGCCGTACGCGAGCAACGCGGCGCCACGCTCGCCGGTGTCAGCTGCGCGACCGGCATCTCGTCGAGCACGTTGTCGCGGATCGAGACCGGCCGGCGCAGGCCGACCCTGGAGGTGGTGCTGCGGCTGGCGAAGGAGTACGGCGTCTCCCTGGACGAACTGGCCGGTACCGCACCCGCCCCGGCGGCCGGGCCGCGCGCCTCGGCGCCGTTGAGCTTCGGTGACAGCAAGCTGGTACTGCCGCTCACCCGGTACGTCGGCGGCCTGCACGCCCACAAGCATGTCCTGCCTGCTGCCGAGGGGCCGCCCGCGCGGCCACGGCAGGTCTCCCACGAGGGCTACGAGTGGCTGTGCGTCCTGTACGGGCGGCTGTGGCTCGCACTCGGTGACCAGGACCTCGTCCTGGCGGCCGGGGACGCCGCCGAGTTCGACACCCGCGTCCCCCACGGAGTCGCGAACCCCGCGCCCGACGGGCCGGTCGAGTACCTGGTCCTGTTCGGGCCGCAGGGAGAACGCCTCCGGCAGCGCACCCCTCGCTGA
- a CDS encoding TolB-like translocation protein, which yields MTRTTRLVTLLVAVLLLGAVGAGAVLHAAHRSGMKDEQQADGPTVRAGTVSLRSTGTRRLLVRNLAWGPHRDEIATVAADDPEGPRTSSGVKCLRFHAAAGTGICLQAVHGALEDTYRAVVLDSHLRVRHRFPAAGIPTRARVSPSGHMAAWTVFVSGDSYAGTNFSTRTAIVDTRTWAIDDNLETFRVVKDGRTYHAADTNIWGVTFADDNRFYATLATGGRTYLVRGDVGARTLTTLHGNVECPSLSPDGTRVAYKKRVKGASPDAPWRLYVLNLRTMKETATAESRNLDDQALWADDHTLVYALPGDYGSDLWTVPADGTGTARRLMRSAVAPAYL from the coding sequence ATGACCCGAACTACCCGCCTGGTCACCCTGCTGGTCGCGGTCCTCCTGCTGGGCGCTGTCGGCGCCGGGGCGGTGCTGCACGCCGCCCACCGCTCCGGCATGAAGGACGAGCAGCAGGCCGACGGACCCACGGTCCGGGCCGGCACCGTCTCGCTGCGGTCCACCGGCACGCGCCGCCTGCTGGTCCGCAACCTGGCCTGGGGCCCGCACCGCGACGAGATCGCCACTGTCGCCGCCGACGACCCGGAAGGTCCGCGGACATCGTCCGGCGTGAAGTGCCTGCGCTTCCACGCGGCGGCCGGCACCGGCATCTGCCTCCAGGCCGTGCACGGCGCCCTGGAGGACACCTACCGCGCGGTCGTGCTCGACTCCCATCTGCGGGTACGGCACCGCTTCCCGGCCGCGGGCATCCCCACCCGGGCCCGGGTCTCGCCCTCGGGGCACATGGCCGCCTGGACGGTGTTCGTCAGCGGGGACTCGTACGCCGGGACGAACTTCTCCACCCGCACGGCCATAGTCGACACCCGCACCTGGGCGATCGACGACAACCTGGAGACGTTCCGCGTCGTCAAGGACGGCCGCACCTACCACGCGGCGGACACCAACATCTGGGGCGTCACCTTCGCCGACGACAACCGCTTCTACGCCACCCTCGCCACCGGCGGCCGGACCTACCTGGTGCGCGGCGACGTCGGCGCGCGCACCCTCACCACCCTGCACGGCAACGTCGAATGCCCCTCGCTCTCCCCGGACGGCACCCGCGTCGCGTACAAGAAACGCGTCAAAGGCGCCTCGCCGGACGCCCCTTGGCGGCTGTACGTCCTGAACCTACGGACCATGAAGGAGACCGCGACCGCCGAGTCCCGCAACCTCGACGACCAGGCCCTGTGGGCCGACGACCACACCCTCGTCTACGCCCTCCCCGGCGACTACGGCTCCGACCTGTGGACCGTCCCCGCCGACGGCACCGGCACGGCCCGCCGCCTGATGAGGTCGGCCGTCGCGCCCGCCTACCTCTGA
- a CDS encoding alkaline phosphatase family protein translates to MAAVKARSRNRRSLSALAGAVALTATSIGVWAATATTAQAAALPTPDHVVVVVLENHAYAQVIGSSSAPYLNNTLKAGGADLTQSYGLTHPSEPNYYMLFSGSNQGRTDDSCVGVGSISAPNLASELIAAGKTWASYNESLPSQGSTTCSSGNYAQKHNPWFGFSNVPTSTAKTFAQFPTDYTTLPKVSFVTPNLCSDMHDCSVSTGDTWIKNNLGAYATWAKTHNSILAVTFDEDNKLSGNRIPTLFYGQHVTPGSTSSTTYNHYNALRTVEDLAGLSTHAGNAASASDITGIWN, encoded by the coding sequence ATGGCCGCCGTCAAGGCACGCTCGCGCAACCGACGTTCCCTCTCCGCGCTCGCCGGAGCCGTCGCCCTCACCGCCACCTCGATCGGTGTGTGGGCCGCCACGGCCACCACCGCACAGGCCGCCGCTCTCCCCACCCCCGACCACGTGGTCGTCGTGGTGCTGGAGAACCACGCCTACGCGCAGGTCATCGGCAGCTCCAGCGCCCCGTACCTCAACAACACGCTCAAGGCGGGAGGCGCCGACCTCACCCAGTCCTACGGCCTGACCCACCCGAGCGAGCCGAACTACTACATGCTGTTCTCGGGCTCCAACCAGGGCCGCACCGACGACAGTTGTGTGGGCGTGGGGTCCATCTCCGCCCCCAACCTCGCCTCCGAGCTCATCGCCGCAGGCAAGACCTGGGCGAGCTACAACGAATCGCTGCCCAGCCAGGGCTCGACGACGTGCAGCAGTGGCAACTACGCCCAGAAGCACAACCCTTGGTTCGGCTTCTCCAACGTGCCGACGAGTACCGCCAAGACGTTCGCGCAGTTCCCGACCGACTACACCACCCTGCCGAAGGTCTCCTTCGTCACCCCGAACCTGTGCAGCGACATGCACGACTGCTCGGTCTCCACGGGCGACACCTGGATCAAGAACAACCTGGGCGCCTACGCCACCTGGGCCAAGACCCACAACAGCATCCTCGCCGTCACCTTCGACGAGGACAACAAGCTCTCCGGCAACCGCATCCCGACCCTGTTCTACGGGCAGCACGTCACGCCGGGCAGCACGAGCTCCACCACCTACAACCACTACAACGCGCTGCGCACGGTGGAGGACCTGGCCGGTCTGAGCACCCACGCGGGCAACGCCGCCTCCGCCTCCGACATCACCGGCATCTGGAACTGA
- a CDS encoding glycoside hydrolase family 16 protein: MSETSGIPRRRRALVAVLSTLGLAAALATAATLPADASAPTPPTGWSQVFVDDFNGTAGTGVNTSNWQYATGTSYPGGPANWGTGEVETMTNSTSNVALDGNGNLRITPIRNASGNWTSGRIETNRTDFQPPAGGKLRVEARIQMPNVTGTAAEGYWPAFWMLGAPYRGNYQNWPSVGELDIMENVQGMNRVWATMHCGTNPGGPCNETTGIGNNVACPGSTCQSAFHTYTMEWDRSVSPETIRFLVDGTQFHSVNASQVDATTWTNATNHGFFIILNVAMGGAFPDAFGGGLDSGTQSGVPMVVDYVQVLSAAGSGTTPPPTGGRDAYGTIQAESYNGQNGVGTETTTDTGGGQNIASLANGDWALYQNVNFGSTAATQFVARVASGAAGGVSGLVEVRLDSPTATPVGSFSIANTGGWQSWRTVPANISSVTGTHNVYLTFTSGQPADFVNVNWFNFGR, from the coding sequence ATGAGTGAAACCTCCGGTATCCCCAGACGACGGCGGGCCCTCGTCGCCGTCCTGAGCACCCTCGGTCTGGCCGCCGCCCTGGCGACGGCCGCCACCCTCCCCGCCGACGCCTCCGCCCCCACCCCGCCGACCGGCTGGTCGCAGGTCTTCGTCGACGACTTCAACGGCACCGCAGGGACCGGCGTCAACACCTCGAACTGGCAGTACGCCACCGGCACTTCGTATCCGGGCGGCCCCGCGAACTGGGGCACCGGCGAGGTCGAGACGATGACGAACAGCACCAGCAACGTGGCGCTGGACGGCAACGGCAACCTGCGCATCACCCCGATCCGCAACGCGTCCGGCAACTGGACCTCGGGCCGCATCGAGACCAACCGCACCGACTTCCAGCCCCCGGCCGGCGGCAAGCTGCGCGTCGAGGCGCGCATCCAGATGCCGAACGTCACCGGCACCGCCGCCGAGGGCTACTGGCCCGCCTTCTGGATGCTGGGCGCCCCCTACCGCGGCAACTACCAGAACTGGCCCAGCGTCGGCGAGCTGGACATCATGGAGAACGTCCAGGGCATGAACCGCGTGTGGGCCACCATGCACTGCGGGACCAACCCGGGCGGCCCCTGCAACGAGACGACCGGCATCGGCAACAACGTCGCCTGCCCGGGCTCGACCTGCCAGTCCGCCTTCCACACGTACACCATGGAGTGGGACCGCTCGGTGAGCCCCGAGACGATCCGCTTCCTCGTGGACGGCACACAGTTCCACTCGGTCAACGCGAGCCAGGTGGACGCCACGACCTGGACCAACGCCACCAACCACGGGTTCTTCATCATCCTCAACGTGGCGATGGGCGGCGCGTTCCCGGACGCGTTCGGCGGCGGGCTGGACTCCGGCACCCAGTCCGGCGTGCCCATGGTCGTGGACTACGTCCAGGTGCTGTCGGCGGCTGGGAGCGGTACCACGCCCCCGCCGACCGGCGGCCGGGACGCGTACGGCACGATCCAGGCGGAGTCCTACAACGGCCAGAACGGCGTCGGCACCGAGACCACGACCGACACCGGCGGCGGCCAGAACATCGCCTCGCTGGCCAACGGCGACTGGGCGCTCTACCAGAACGTCAACTTCGGTTCCACGGCGGCCACTCAGTTCGTCGCCCGGGTCGCGAGCGGCGCGGCGGGCGGGGTGAGCGGTCTGGTCGAGGTGCGTCTTGACAGCCCGACGGCCACTCCGGTCGGCAGCTTCTCGATCGCCAACACGGGCGGCTGGCAGTCCTGGAGAACGGTCCCCGCGAACATCAGCTCCGTCACCGGCACGCACAACGTGTACCTGACCTTCACCAGCGGCCAGCCGGCGGACTTCGTCAACGTGAACTGGTTCAACTTCGGTCGCTGA
- a CDS encoding L,D-transpeptidase, with protein sequence MGVPHISNRSGRQPQRWSRRGMLAALGAVPAAVVLTGCSGSADASEGSSTPSAQAPAKKATIAVTPADGTAKADFSSPVRVTVTDGTLASVKVTGNDGSTLAGSLNGTKTEWTSARNPYSGTKYTVTATAEDGTPQTATFTTRSPGETFVGYFTPEANSTSGVGMPVSINFTHAVSDRAAVQKAITVTAEPAVEIVGHWFSDTRLDFRPETYWAPGTRITLGLRLKDVQATEGVYGVQSKDVTFHIGREQISTVDLSTKEMVVRRDGRTIATYPVSGGDPDHTTWSGIMVISERFKQTHMDSSTVGLGDEYDIPDVPHAQRLTTSGTFVHGNYWASTAVFGHENTSHGCVGLHDAKGANDTSVDGYRFYDSSMLGDVVIVRNSGERTVEASNGLNGWNLSWADWKAGSAL encoded by the coding sequence GTGGGCGTCCCGCACATATCGAACCGGTCCGGGCGACAGCCGCAGAGGTGGTCCCGGCGCGGGATGCTCGCCGCCCTGGGTGCCGTGCCGGCCGCTGTCGTCCTGACGGGATGCAGCGGCTCCGCCGACGCCTCGGAGGGCTCCTCCACCCCGTCCGCGCAGGCCCCGGCGAAGAAGGCGACCATAGCCGTCACCCCCGCCGACGGGACCGCGAAGGCCGACTTCTCCAGCCCCGTCCGGGTCACCGTCACCGACGGCACCCTCGCCTCCGTGAAGGTGACCGGCAACGACGGCTCCACCCTGGCCGGATCCCTCAACGGCACCAAGACCGAGTGGACTTCGGCGAGGAACCCCTACTCGGGCACGAAGTACACGGTCACGGCGACCGCGGAGGACGGCACCCCACAGACCGCGACCTTCACCACCAGGTCCCCGGGCGAGACCTTCGTCGGCTACTTCACCCCCGAGGCGAACTCCACCTCCGGCGTCGGCATGCCGGTGTCGATCAACTTCACCCACGCCGTCTCCGACAGGGCCGCCGTCCAGAAGGCGATCACCGTCACCGCCGAGCCCGCGGTGGAGATCGTCGGCCACTGGTTCAGCGACACCCGGCTCGACTTCCGGCCCGAGACCTACTGGGCGCCCGGCACGAGGATCACGCTCGGTCTGCGGCTCAAGGACGTCCAGGCCACGGAAGGCGTCTACGGCGTGCAGTCCAAGGACGTCACCTTCCACATCGGCCGCGAGCAGATCAGCACGGTGGACCTGTCCACCAAGGAGATGGTGGTGCGGCGGGACGGCAGGACGATCGCCACCTACCCGGTCTCCGGCGGCGACCCCGACCACACCACCTGGTCCGGGATCATGGTGATCAGCGAGCGGTTCAAGCAGACCCACATGGACTCCTCGACGGTCGGTCTCGGCGACGAGTACGACATCCCCGACGTGCCGCACGCCCAGCGGCTCACCACCTCCGGCACCTTCGTGCACGGCAACTACTGGGCCTCCACCGCCGTGTTCGGGCACGAGAACACCAGCCACGGCTGCGTCGGCCTGCACGACGCGAAGGGCGCGAACGACACCTCCGTGGACGGCTACAGGTTCTACGACAGCTCCATGCTCGGCGACGTCGTGATCGTGAGGAACTCCGGCGAGCGGACCGTGGAGGCGTCGAACGGACTCAACGGCTGGAACCTCTCGTGGGCGGACTGGAAGGCGGGCAGCGCGCTTTAG
- a CDS encoding alpha/beta hydrolase — MRSEPTAALRHRTVEAPAGRLHLVEQGTGPLVLLVHGFPESWYSWRRQLPALAAAGYRAVAIDVRGYGRSSKPAATDAYRMLDLVADNVAVVRALGEESAVIVGHDWGSSIAAASALLQPGTVRAVGLLSVPYAPPGGPRPTEVFDQVGGHEQEFYVSYFQEPGRAETEIEPDVRSWLAGFYAALSADTMPADDEPDPHFVAPGGRLRDRFPTGPSPAWLTEEDLDVYAGEFERTGLTGALNRYRNLDRDWEDLAPHRGAPITQPALFIGGTRDASTTWMADAIDAHATTLPALSASHLLDGCGHWVQQERPDEVNRLLTDWLATVHG, encoded by the coding sequence ATGCGATCCGAGCCGACCGCCGCCCTCCGCCACCGCACCGTCGAGGCCCCGGCCGGACGCCTGCACCTGGTCGAGCAGGGCACCGGTCCGCTGGTCCTGCTCGTGCACGGCTTCCCCGAGTCCTGGTACTCCTGGCGCCGCCAACTCCCGGCCCTCGCGGCGGCCGGGTACCGGGCGGTGGCGATCGACGTACGCGGCTACGGCCGCTCCTCCAAGCCGGCCGCGACCGACGCCTACCGCATGCTCGACCTGGTGGCGGACAACGTCGCCGTCGTGCGCGCCCTCGGCGAGGAGAGCGCGGTGATCGTCGGCCACGACTGGGGCTCCAGCATCGCCGCCGCCTCCGCCCTGCTCCAGCCGGGGACCGTCCGCGCCGTCGGCCTGCTGAGCGTCCCCTACGCCCCGCCCGGCGGCCCCCGGCCCACCGAAGTCTTCGACCAAGTCGGCGGCCACGAGCAGGAGTTCTACGTCTCCTACTTCCAGGAACCCGGCCGCGCCGAGACGGAGATCGAGCCCGACGTACGGAGCTGGCTCGCCGGTTTCTACGCCGCGTTGTCCGCCGACACCATGCCCGCCGATGACGAGCCCGACCCGCACTTCGTCGCGCCGGGCGGCCGACTGCGCGACCGTTTCCCCACCGGCCCGTCCCCGGCCTGGCTGACCGAGGAGGATCTCGACGTCTACGCCGGGGAGTTCGAGCGCACCGGCCTGACCGGCGCCCTCAACCGCTACCGCAACCTGGACCGCGACTGGGAGGACCTCGCCCCCCACCGCGGAGCCCCGATCACCCAGCCCGCCCTGTTCATCGGCGGCACCCGGGACGCCTCCACCACCTGGATGGCCGACGCCATAGACGCCCACGCCACCACTCTCCCCGCCTTGTCCGCCTCCCACCTCCTGGACGGCTGCGGCCACTGGGTCCAGCAGGAACGCCCCGACGAGGTCAACCGCCTGCTGACCGACTGGCTGGCCACCGTCCACGGCTGA
- a CDS encoding VOC family protein, with translation MSEVPPTVRELRLVVTAEDYDEALRFYRDVLGLPERAAFSSPDGRVTILEAGRATLELTDPNHAAFIDEVEVGRRVAGHIRVAFEVDDSTATTTRLAEAGAEVVAEPTRTPWNSLNSRLEGPGSLQLTLFTELDG, from the coding sequence ATGTCCGAGGTACCACCCACCGTCCGTGAACTCCGGCTCGTCGTCACGGCGGAGGACTACGACGAGGCGCTGCGCTTCTACCGGGACGTCCTGGGGCTGCCCGAACGGGCCGCGTTCTCCTCCCCGGACGGCAGGGTCACCATCCTGGAGGCGGGGCGAGCCACGCTGGAGCTGACCGACCCGAACCACGCGGCCTTCATCGACGAGGTCGAGGTCGGCAGGCGGGTCGCCGGGCACATCCGGGTGGCGTTCGAGGTGGACGACTCGACGGCCACCACGACGAGGCTGGCCGAGGCCGGCGCGGAAGTCGTCGCCGAGCCGACCCGCACACCGTGGAACTCCCTCAACTCCCGTCTGGAGGGGCCGGGTTCGCTCCAGCTCACCCTCTTCACGGAACTCGACGGCTAG